In Hirundo rustica isolate bHirRus1 chromosome 2, bHirRus1.pri.v3, whole genome shotgun sequence, one genomic interval encodes:
- the LOC120749342 gene encoding 2-oxoglutarate receptor 1-like yields the protein MASECPSNFTAQPSPADCLTSCKDEDFLQVKFYLSILYSLIFLVCFPGNIVTIFVYCVKMRPWKSSTIIMLNLAITDLLYVVTLPFFIHYYVNGYDWIFGDLMCKFIQFCFYFNMYSGILFLSCFSIFRFLVVVHPMKCLFLRKRRWAVVTCTVIWMISLMALSPLAVLIAPSHRQNKTICPDLVAAKDSDTSRWYNWGLTVFAFFLPLLTVTLCYVLIICLLATGLHTQASYKQKARRLTVLLLLVFYVCFLPFHVFQGIRLELQVQPVSCHLKKNILFMFIISKPLAALNTFGNLLLYVVSGDNFQQAILSLFKFWTNKSLK from the coding sequence ATGGCATCTGAGTGCCCCAGTAATTTTactgctcagcccagccccgcagACTGCTTGACAAGCTGCAAGGATGAAGATTTCTTGCAGGTGAAATTCTATCTCTCCATCCTTTACAGCCTAATCTTCCTGGTGTGCTTCCCAGGAAACATTGTGACCATTTTTGTTTACTGTGTTAAGATGAGgccctggaaaagcagcaccaTCATTATGTTAAACCTGGCTATCACTGACCTATTGTATGTAGTCACGCTTCCTTTCTTTATACACTATTATGTTAATGGATATGACTGGATTTTTGGAGACCTCATGTGCAAGTttattcagttttgtttctacttCAACATGTACAGTGGTATTCTCTTCCTTAGCTGCTTCAGCATCTTCCGCTTTTTGGTAGTTGTGCACCCAATGAAGTGTCTTTTCCTTCGGAAGCGGAGATGGGCAGTGGTGACTTGCACAGTCATTTGGATGATTTCCCTGATGGCCCTCAGCCCCTTGGCTGTCCTGATTGCCCCAAGCCACAGGCAGAACAAGACGATCTGCCCAGACCTGGTTGCTGCTAAGGACTCTGACACCAGTCGCTGGTACAACTGGGGACTGACTGTGTTTGCCTTCTTCTTGCCCTTGCTGACGGTGACTCTGTGCTACGTGCTCATCATTTGCCTCTTGGCCACTGGGCTCCACACACAGGCTAGCTACAAACAGAAGGCTCGCAGACTCACTGTTCTCCTCCTGCTGGTCTTCTATGTGTGCTTCCTCCCCTTCCATGTCTTTCAAGGGATTCGTCTGGAGCTCCAAGTACAGCCAGTTAGCTGCCACTTGAAGAAAAACATcctttttatgtttattatatCTAAGCCTTTAGCAGCATTAAATACTTTTGGAAATTTGCTGCTCTATGTAGTGTCAGGAGATAACTTCCAGCAGGCGATACTCTCACTCTTCAAGTTTTGGACAAACAAGAGTTTGAAGTAG